The following coding sequences are from one Phycisphaeraceae bacterium window:
- a CDS encoding ComEC/Rec2 family competence protein — protein MPSVHSWADSAGAAPGRSAPARRSLVALAAFATGLVLARGIPTVPASAWFAVACGAMAAASALGWRVGAPRAALSAWACRAALVAAAVAFGAGWLDARVSQSPAGSLAALLATGDDTDGEDESRPVIVTIEGIVAAPARAEPPIRGALAEFASTPPSRLQTIEIAVYAAISDSGPQHASGSVLVRGPREAISPLPVGSAVRVTGEFLPIEHARNPGQVDRALIAAQEGIAGTITSPDASLLAPAELPVPASARLGELWSRVIWRLRSGAASALDAALADTGDPGTARTTRQRGVLRALLLGDYDPAAGDVTSAFTRQGLVHLLAISGFHLVVMAAVAMSLLRLLGDLGWLEPAITASLVLLYLLVVPAHAPVLRAGITVLAILLAQAMGRRYDPLSVLGWTAIALLLWRPLDLWSLGWQLSFGIVGSLLWLGRDAHGLLFGSPLKGTVPTRHKTQLGAAAAWAMAALSRLLATSLLCWAVAAPAIALHAGLLSPLAAVTGLVVLPLIVLMMWIGYAAVVLALVSPAAAHPLGSVLAWLADQTVAMVMALDSIPGLVVRLPSVSVAWTFAATGLALAWFRFGRTRFRFLALASIVVGAWFAGEALLGPRLAASGWLGRTVLSVGVLDVGDGSCTLIRSGSDSVLVDCGSSRTGIGEREIPRSLRALGSARVGTLVLTGSDMARVAGSVDLFDTTGVRTLVVGETFNRVATLMPGSTPAAVLRAARERGIRVHTVAAGDRIQLGRATLEIVSPARGSAVLDGEDGSLVVVAVVETDAGPRHAAVMRGVGDATARSLLQSGAIPHPDLLVLGTRTRAKEATGALLRSLGAPATIISTGRTQVGRRGASSLLSSLPHARVWTTARHGAIEARFDRDGSIGVVPLVRTRE, from the coding sequence ATGCCGAGCGTGCATTCGTGGGCCGATTCCGCCGGCGCAGCGCCGGGGCGAAGTGCGCCCGCGCGCCGGTCGCTGGTAGCACTCGCTGCGTTTGCAACGGGCCTCGTGTTGGCACGGGGCATCCCGACGGTCCCTGCCTCGGCGTGGTTCGCGGTCGCATGCGGGGCGATGGCCGCGGCGAGTGCGCTCGGATGGCGAGTCGGCGCGCCGCGGGCCGCGCTCTCGGCGTGGGCCTGCCGCGCCGCGCTGGTCGCCGCGGCGGTTGCCTTCGGTGCCGGATGGCTGGACGCACGGGTTTCCCAATCGCCCGCAGGATCGCTCGCGGCGCTGCTCGCCACGGGCGATGACACCGATGGCGAAGACGAATCGCGGCCCGTGATCGTGACCATAGAAGGGATCGTGGCGGCGCCGGCCCGTGCCGAGCCGCCGATCCGTGGGGCGCTCGCCGAGTTCGCATCGACGCCGCCCTCTCGGCTCCAGACCATCGAGATCGCGGTGTACGCGGCGATCTCGGATTCGGGCCCGCAGCACGCCTCGGGCTCCGTCCTTGTGCGGGGACCCCGCGAGGCCATCTCGCCGCTGCCGGTCGGCTCCGCGGTGCGCGTGACGGGCGAGTTCCTCCCCATCGAGCACGCACGCAACCCGGGCCAAGTGGACCGCGCCCTGATCGCGGCCCAGGAGGGGATCGCCGGGACGATCACGTCGCCCGATGCATCGCTCCTTGCTCCGGCAGAACTGCCCGTCCCCGCCTCGGCCAGACTCGGCGAGCTCTGGTCCCGCGTGATCTGGAGGCTTCGATCCGGCGCCGCATCGGCGCTCGACGCGGCGCTCGCGGATACGGGCGATCCCGGGACCGCCCGCACGACTCGGCAGCGCGGCGTGCTCCGCGCCCTGCTGCTGGGGGACTACGACCCCGCGGCCGGGGACGTGACCTCCGCGTTCACGCGCCAGGGGCTCGTGCACCTGCTGGCCATCTCCGGGTTCCACCTTGTCGTCATGGCCGCGGTGGCGATGTCGCTACTGCGGCTCCTGGGCGACCTTGGGTGGCTCGAGCCGGCGATCACCGCGTCGCTCGTGCTGCTGTACCTCCTGGTCGTGCCCGCCCACGCGCCGGTGCTCCGCGCCGGCATCACGGTCCTGGCCATCCTCCTCGCGCAGGCGATGGGACGCCGCTACGACCCGCTGAGCGTGCTGGGGTGGACGGCGATCGCGCTGCTGCTGTGGCGTCCGCTGGACCTGTGGTCGCTGGGGTGGCAGCTGAGTTTCGGCATCGTCGGATCGCTGCTGTGGCTCGGCCGCGACGCCCACGGGCTGCTCTTTGGATCCCCCCTCAAGGGGACCGTTCCCACCCGGCACAAGACCCAGCTCGGCGCGGCGGCGGCGTGGGCGATGGCGGCCCTCTCCCGCCTGCTGGCCACCAGCCTGCTCTGCTGGGCCGTGGCGGCGCCGGCCATCGCGCTGCACGCGGGCCTGCTCAGCCCCCTGGCCGCCGTCACGGGGCTGGTCGTGCTCCCGCTGATCGTCCTGATGATGTGGATCGGGTACGCGGCGGTCGTGCTCGCGCTCGTCTCGCCGGCGGCGGCCCATCCGCTCGGATCGGTGCTGGCATGGCTGGCCGACCAGACCGTCGCGATGGTCATGGCGCTTGATTCGATTCCCGGACTGGTCGTGCGCTTGCCGAGCGTGAGCGTGGCCTGGACGTTCGCCGCGACAGGGCTGGCGCTCGCCTGGTTCCGGTTCGGGCGTACACGGTTCAGATTTCTCGCGCTGGCATCGATCGTGGTCGGCGCGTGGTTCGCGGGCGAGGCGCTGCTGGGTCCGCGACTGGCCGCCTCCGGGTGGCTGGGACGCACCGTGCTCTCGGTCGGTGTCCTCGACGTCGGCGATGGATCGTGCACCCTGATCCGGTCCGGGTCGGACAGCGTCCTGGTCGACTGCGGCTCATCGCGCACGGGGATCGGAGAGCGGGAGATCCCGAGGTCGCTCCGCGCCCTCGGCTCGGCGCGCGTCGGCACGCTCGTGCTCACCGGATCCGACATGGCCCGCGTGGCAGGCTCCGTCGACCTCTTCGACACAACGGGGGTGCGCACCCTGGTCGTCGGCGAGACCTTCAACCGCGTGGCGACGCTGATGCCAGGCTCGACCCCCGCCGCGGTGCTGCGGGCGGCAAGAGAACGCGGGATCCGCGTCCACACCGTCGCCGCGGGAGACCGGATCCAACTCGGGCGAGCCACCCTCGAGATCGTGTCGCCCGCGCGCGGCTCCGCGGTGCTCGATGGCGAGGATGGCTCGCTGGTGGTGGTCGCCGTCGTCGAGACCGACGCCGGCCCCCGGCACGCGGCGGTGATGCGCGGCGTCGGCGACGCGACGGCCCGGTCGCTCCTCCAATCCGGCGCCATCCCGCACCCCGACCTGCTCGTGCTCGGGACCCGCACCAGGGCCAAGGAGGCGACCGGGGCGCTCCTGCGTTCCCTCGGGGCGCCCGCGACGATCATCTCGACCGG
- a CDS encoding Sua5/YciO/YrdC/YwlC family protein, which yields MRATPAAILRTMTASQRSSAISEAVTALAGGCIVIPTDGVYAIAALAGGGSAAALRGVVDRARRERDPTAVAAANPGSADDDEIVAGVTSGLRPSQKRVVRRLSPGPVVVLLPVPDPMANRVREAFGGTIVADRGPEAAIWRIRHPAAARVLSEARGSLLVAEMPVGPGRFATSADDAARAAAELGADVTYVLDDGLPGSRPATVLRLPAAGGYEVVREGAYEERFVAKQMQRTILFVCSGNTCRSPMAEAIADDLIGRGVGVAAGEKTVVLSAGTGATTGARPTREAVAALDSLGVDSSMLRGSRPLTRGLIAQANVIYVMTTSHLRAVLSLDPEADAKTALLDPDGREIDDPMGLPPHVYTQTAGAIKAAIERRLREADA from the coding sequence ATGAGGGCGACCCCGGCGGCCATTCTGCGAACGATGACCGCCTCGCAGCGTTCCAGCGCGATCTCCGAGGCTGTTACCGCGCTTGCCGGGGGGTGCATCGTGATCCCGACCGACGGGGTGTATGCCATTGCTGCCCTCGCCGGGGGAGGATCCGCGGCGGCCCTGCGGGGGGTGGTCGATCGGGCTCGCCGCGAGCGAGATCCGACAGCGGTGGCCGCGGCGAACCCCGGCAGCGCCGACGACGACGAGATTGTGGCTGGCGTGACTTCAGGGCTGCGGCCTTCCCAGAAGAGGGTGGTTCGTCGGCTTAGCCCGGGGCCGGTCGTGGTCCTGCTTCCGGTGCCGGACCCGATGGCCAATCGCGTCCGCGAGGCCTTTGGCGGAACCATCGTGGCGGATCGGGGGCCCGAGGCCGCGATCTGGCGCATCCGCCACCCCGCCGCGGCCCGGGTGCTTTCCGAGGCGCGCGGGTCTCTCTTGGTCGCGGAGATGCCAGTGGGGCCGGGGCGGTTTGCGACGAGTGCTGACGATGCCGCCCGGGCGGCTGCCGAACTCGGGGCGGACGTAACGTACGTCCTCGATGACGGCCTGCCCGGATCGCGTCCGGCGACGGTGCTCCGCCTGCCTGCCGCGGGCGGATACGAGGTGGTGCGGGAGGGGGCGTACGAGGAGCGTTTCGTGGCCAAGCAGATGCAGCGGACCATCCTTTTTGTCTGCTCCGGCAACACCTGCCGCAGCCCGATGGCCGAGGCGATTGCCGACGACCTGATCGGCCGGGGGGTCGGGGTCGCGGCGGGGGAGAAGACCGTGGTGCTGTCCGCCGGCACGGGGGCGACGACCGGCGCGAGGCCCACCCGGGAGGCGGTTGCGGCCCTGGATTCGCTCGGGGTCGATTCGTCGATGCTCCGCGGCTCCCGTCCCCTGACCCGCGGGCTGATTGCGCAGGCCAATGTGATCTATGTCATGACGACGTCCCACCTGCGGGCCGTGCTCTCCCTGGACCCGGAGGCCGACGCGAAGACCGCCCTCCTCGACCCGGACGGGCGGGAGATCGATGACCCGATGGGCCTTCCGCCGCACGTGTACACTCAGACGGCCGGGGCGATCAAGGCCGCGATCGAGCGGCGATTGAGGGAGGCGGACGCATGA
- a CDS encoding prepilin-type N-terminal cleavage/methylation domain-containing protein produces MAHGKGSDSLRGFTIVELLVVILIIGVVVALVFPAITGSQRAAKKVATTAMLADLSSAASAFSIDNKRTPGYFTTADMGDQANVDRGFTGMNNVLLDLAGGIVAAGGGGPGAGDIVVVGPTAAKTVTVDVGRIGATGGNQKAYYSPPAKNWVVNGLVAQKQTNVADHSKLPDLVDSFGDPILAWSEDSTAGNSNFSSKARIAGTPGSYARFYWAENAAFLQATNLGRLGKTQAYTAANTPSSLLGGGRSDVDLATSLAGLLGNPAFPESTAAGVAPKPAAARGGLVFHSAGADGFYVGTTDDGGKFAASNAGPFTPNTLAYNNPVATQAGQAQVDAMSRFDDIIFKGDGSGG; encoded by the coding sequence ATGGCACACGGCAAGGGTTCGGATTCGCTCCGCGGGTTCACGATCGTTGAGTTGCTGGTCGTGATCCTGATCATCGGGGTCGTGGTCGCGCTGGTCTTCCCGGCGATCACCGGATCTCAGCGGGCCGCAAAGAAGGTTGCCACAACGGCGATGCTTGCGGACCTGTCATCCGCCGCGTCGGCGTTCTCGATCGACAACAAGCGCACCCCGGGGTACTTCACGACGGCGGACATGGGCGATCAGGCCAACGTCGATCGCGGGTTCACGGGGATGAACAACGTGCTGCTCGACCTGGCTGGCGGGATCGTTGCTGCCGGGGGCGGCGGGCCGGGCGCGGGCGACATCGTCGTGGTCGGACCGACGGCGGCCAAGACCGTCACCGTTGACGTGGGCCGCATCGGCGCCACGGGCGGGAACCAGAAGGCCTACTACTCGCCCCCGGCCAAGAACTGGGTCGTCAACGGTCTTGTGGCGCAGAAGCAGACCAACGTCGCCGACCACTCCAAACTCCCGGACCTCGTCGACTCCTTCGGCGACCCGATCCTGGCATGGTCCGAGGACTCGACGGCGGGGAACTCGAACTTCTCCAGCAAGGCCCGCATCGCGGGCACACCGGGCAGTTACGCCAGGTTCTACTGGGCGGAGAACGCGGCCTTCCTCCAGGCAACGAACCTTGGCAGACTGGGTAAGACCCAGGCGTACACCGCTGCGAATACTCCGAGCAGCCTTCTCGGCGGCGGCCGGTCCGATGTGGACCTGGCGACCTCCCTCGCAGGCCTGCTGGGTAACCCGGCGTTCCCCGAGTCGACGGCCGCGGGCGTGGCTCCGAAGCCGGCCGCGGCTCGCGGCGGGCTGGTGTTCCACTCGGCCGGTGCTGACGGGTTTTACGTTGGGACCACGGACGACGGCGGCAAGTTCGCCGCGTCCAATGCGGGGCCTTTCACGCCGAACACGCTGGCGTACAACAACCCGGTCGCGACCCAGGCCGGGCAGGCCCAGGTCGATGCAATGTCTCGCTTTGACGACATCATCTTCAAGGGCGACGGCAGCGGCGGCTGA